The Bryobacteraceae bacterium genome includes a window with the following:
- the trxA gene encoding thioredoxin → MAGQNVLELTDGNFDTEVLNSDLPVLVDFWAEWCAPCRMIAPTVDAIADEYSGRLKVGKVNVDYNSQVAARYMIRGIPTLLLFRGGKVVDQRVGAVGKVELVKMIEPHLG, encoded by the coding sequence ATGGCTGGACAAAACGTACTGGAATTGACGGACGGAAATTTTGACACCGAAGTTCTCAACAGCGATCTTCCCGTGCTTGTCGACTTCTGGGCCGAATGGTGCGCGCCCTGCCGGATGATCGCCCCCACGGTGGACGCGATCGCCGATGAATACTCGGGACGTCTGAAAGTGGGCAAGGTGAACGTCGACTACAACAGCCAGGTGGCCGCCCGCTACATGATCCGCGGCATCCCCACGCTGCTGCTTTTCCGCGGCGGCAAAGTGGTGGATCAGCGCGTGGGCGCGGTGGGCAAGGTCGAACTGGTCAAGATGATCGAGCCGCACCTCGGCTGA